The Clostridium sporogenes region TATAAACATAACAATAACAAAATTCTTATCCAGAAATTAAATATTTTTAACTGATTTGCTTATGATTAATATACCTCTTCAATTCTTTTTTTAAAAGTATTTTAAGAGTATTAGAATAGCGATTTGTTGGATAAAATATATGTTTTTACAGATAGTAAAATATATAGGGTTTAAGGGAGTGATTAATGTGTTTCAATTTATAAAACATAAATTGCGGAAGGCTTTAGATGAAAAATTTGTTTTAAGTGCATATCTGTTGACTATAGTATTTTTATTTATAATTAGTTTAGTCTATGATTTAGGGAAAAAAATAGGGGGATTTATAATGGCCTTTTAAATAAATTAAATGAATGTATTATAACATATAAGGAGAAAATAGTTAATGTACTTTAAAATAAAAGTTATAAATTAATTAACAGGATATAAGGTTAAATTTTAATGAAAACTTAAAGAATAAGTGTAAGTATAGGAGGGCTTTATGAATACTAGAGATGAAATTAATAAAGATATACAGAAGGTATTTAAAGATATAGATGAGCATATTTTAAGGGATGAAAAACCTTCTGATTATATAAATAAATTATATGAAGAAGGAAAATTAAAAGGATATCCTTTTGATATGCTTACAACCTTAAAAAAAATAGATCAGTCACCTAAGTATCATCCAGAGGGAAGTGTTTGGAATCATATTATGATGGTTTTAGATAATGGAGCCAAGGAAAGAGAGAAAAGTGAAAATAAAAGGATATTTATGTGGGCATGTCTTCTCCATGATATAGGGAAGGGAACTACTACAAAAATTAGAAAGGGGAGAATAACTTCCTATGATCATGATAAAGAAGGTGAAGGATTAAGCATAAAATTTTTAAAATGTTTTACAGAGGATGAGGAATTTATAAAGGAAGTTTCTAAATTAGTAAGATGGCATATGCAACCTCTTTTTGTTAATAAGAATTTGCCTTTTAAAGATATAGAAACTATGGTGAAAGAAGTTTCTATTAAAGAAATAGCTCTAATTTCTTTATGTGATAGATTAGGAAGAGGAGGTATGTCAGAAGGAAAAAGAGAAGAGGAAATTAAAGCAATAGATTTATTTATAGAGAAATGTTCCAATTATATGTAATAATATTTCCATTTGCATTATAATAGTATATATAATGTAAAGAAGGGAAATATATATGGAAAGTATAAGGGATATGTTGAAAAAACAGAAGAGTTTTTTTGAGAAGGGATACACAAAGGATATAAATTTTAGAATAGAAGCTTTAAAAAAATTAAAACATAACATAAAGATGAATGAAAAAAATATATTTAAAGCTTTAAAGATAGATTTAAATAAATCAGAATTTGAAACATTTATAACAGAAATAGGTATTGTATATGATGAAATAAATGGAGCAATTAAAAATATAAAAAAATGGTCAAAGCCTAAAAAAGTAAAAACCCCAATTACTAATTTTTTAGCTAGTAGTTATATATATAATGAGCCTTACGGTGTAGCTTTAATAATGGCTCCATGGAATTACCCATTTCAACTTATTATGGCTCCTTTAGTGGGAGCTATAAGTGCTGGTAATTGTGTCTTGTTAAAGCCTTCTGAACTAGCAGTAGAAACAGAACAAATAATAGTTAAAATAATAAAAGAGACATTTTCTGATGAATATATAGGGGTTGTTACTGGTGGAGTAAAGGAAAGTGAAGCTTTGCTTAAAGAAAAATTAGACTATATATTTTATACAGGTGGAATAAATGTAGGTAAAATAGTTATGAGGGCAGCGGCAGAGCATTTAACACCTATAACCTTAGAATTAGGAGGGAAAAGTCCCTGCATCGTTGATAAGGATGCTAACATAGATTTGGCAGCGAGAAGAATAGCTTGGGGAAAATTTTTAAATGCTGGACAAACTTGTGTAGCGCCAGATTATTTAGTTGTGCATAGAAACATAAAAGAAAAATTAATAAGTTCAATAGAAAATTATATAATTGAGTTTTTTGGTGAAAATGCCTTTGAAAGTGAAGAGTATCCTAGAATAATAAATGAAAGACATTTTAAAAGATTAGAAGAATATTTAAAGGAAGGAAAGATAGTTTCTGGAGGAAAAACAGATATAAGTAATTTATATATGGAACCAACTATTATAGAAGGAATAAATTTAAAAAATAGAATAATGGAGGAAGAGATATTTGGTCCTATTCTCCCAGTTGTAGAATTTGAAGGCATAGATGAAGTTATAGACATAGTAAAAAATAATCCTAAGCCACTAGCGCTATATTACTTTTCTGAAGATAAAGAAAAACAGGAATTTATTATTAAGAATATATCTTTTGGTGGAGGCTGTATAAATGATACTATAATGCATTTGTCTACTTCTACATTACCCTTTGGTGGCGTAGGAAGTAGTGGAATGGGAAGTTATCATGGGCGAGCTAGTTTTGAAACCTTTTCTCATAAAAAAAGTATACTTAAGAAGAGTAATTTAATAGATATAAAAATAAGATATGCACCTTTTAAAGGAAAAATAAATTTAGCAAAGAAGTTATTTAAGTAGAAAATGAGAGAGTATAAATAAAAAAACAATATAAATAAAAAGTCAGGTGACCCTGACTTTTTATTTAGTATATGTTATAAATTAGCAAGATTTTTCATTATTTTTATAGTTTATTTCTTTCCCTGCAGGTGGATAATATTTTGGATCAGAGAAGAATGCTATTTTTAATTCTTTAACCTCTTTTCTCATAGCAAGTACACCAATCATGTTTGGTATAACAACTAGGGCTAAAAGTAAATCAAGTATTGCGAATAAACTTTCTAAATTTCCAAAAGATCCATATATTATAGCACCTAAACAAATAAATCTTATAATTTTACCGAAAGTTGGGTTAAATAAAGCTTCTGCTTGTTTTTCACAGTAGAAAACTATAACTATTATAGTTGATAAAACAAATAGTAATAAACTGAAAGAAACTATTGATCCACCAATATTTTTACCAAATACTGATTGGAATGCTAATGCAGGCATAGAAGCTGCCTCAGAAGCAGGAAGCTTTTGCCATATACCGGTAGTTAAAATAACAAGAGCTGTCATAGTACAAATTAATATAGTATCAACTATAACTTCAAATACTCCCCAGAAACCTTGACGAACAGGGTGATCTGTAACTGCAGCAGAGTGAGCTATAGGGGCACTTCCCATACCAGCTTCGTTTGAATAAGCACCTCTTGCTATACCTTTGCTTATAGTTTGAGATAAAACAGAACCACCAAAACCACCTACAGCTGCCATAGGTCTAAAGGCTCCTTTGAATATTAATTCAAAAGCTGCTGGTAATTCTTTAATATTAATAAAAATTATTACAAGAGAACAACATATAAAAGCTAAAGCCATTAGAGGAACCAATTTTTCAGTAACTTGTCCTATTCTTTGAATACCACCATACACAACTAAAGCTACAAGGATTGTAACTATAATACCAGTTACAATTTTTGGTATTCCTATAGTTTCAGCAGACTGACATAAGGAAAGGGATTGTGTAGAAATTGAAGGAATAATTTCTAGCATAAATGCGAAAGAGCACATTGTAGCAAGAAAAGGAGATTTTAAACCTTTTTTTAAGTAATAAACAGGTCCTCCAACAAATTCACCCTTTTCATTTTTTTCTCTATATTTTATTCCTAATACTACTTCAGAGAATTTAGTAGCTTGGCCTATAATTGCTGTTACCCACATCCAAAAAATAGCACCTGGGCCTCCAAAAGAAATAGCAACAGGAACACCTATGATATTAGCAGCACCAACTGATGAAGCTAGAGCGGAGCTAACAGCTTGGAAAGGAGTTATTGTACCTTCACCTTCAGGTTTATCAAATATTCTCCCAAAGGTTTGTTTTAATATGAAAGGTAAGTATCTAAATTGAACAAAACCTAATGTTAAAGTTAGTATGATTCCTCCACCTACAAGCAGAATCATCATAGGTGGGCCCCAGATCCAACCAGAGATCTTTGAGATAATGTCTAAAAACGTTTGCATGATTAACCTCCTTAAAATATAAGTAGTTAGTTTTATGTTATAATTATGAATTTTATGTATATTTAAACGATACCATAAAAAAAAATGTTTTTCAATAGAAGATGGTTAATTTATTATTTAAAGTAATATTAAAAACAGTATTAAAAATTTAAAAATATTGTTTTTAATATACAAAAAAATACATAAAAGGATATATGGAATCATATATAAGAATAAAAAATATCTCTTGTTATCTTAGTGATTTGGAACTTTGCTCCTTTTTAAAGTTATATGTAAATTAATGCAATATTATGTAAAAAATAAATAAAAACCATATTGAAACAAAAATATCAACATATAAATTAATAAATCTTTGTTAAATAATAAATATTTTAAAAATTAAATGTATGAATATTTATAGTTTTTATACATTAATTAATATAAATATTTAAGCTTATTTGTTTATTAAGAAGCAATATGGATATTCTATTAATAAATTTAAAAACATAGAAAACTCTTCAAATAGAATTTTCTATGTTTGCATTAAAAAAACCCCTATGCAATTGCATAGGGGTTATATTATTAAGAATCAGATTTTGAAGTTTTTGCTCCTGGATAATATTTTGGATCTGAGAAGAACTCTTCTTTCAGTTCTTTTATTTCATTTCTCATAGCTATTAGACCGATCATATTTGGTATAACAACTAGAGCTAAAAGAATATCAAGTAAAGCGAATAAGAACTCTAACTCACCAATAGCCCCGTATATTATAGCTGCTAGACAAACAACTCTTATAACTTTTGAAAATGCAAGTCCAAATAAAGCTTCAGCTTGTTTTTCGCAGTAGTAAACTATAACTATTATAGTTGATAAAACAAATAATAATATACTTATTGATACTATAGCACCACCAAAAGCTTTACCAAATACGTTTTGAAAAGCCATTGAAGGCATAGAAGCAGCTTGTGAGCCTGGAACAGTATTCCACATTCCTGTAGTTATAACTACAAGAGCTGTTAAAGTACAAATTATTATTGTATCTACCATTATTTCAAATATACCCCAAAAAGCTTGACGAACAGGGTGATCTGTAACAGCAGCAGAGTGAGCTATAGGAGCACTTCCCATACCAGCTTCATTTGAGTAAGTACCTCTAGCAGTACCCCATCTTAATGTTTGAGCAAGGGTAGCTCCACCAAAACCACCTACAGCAGCTTGAGGTGTAAAAGCACCTTTAAATATCAACCCGAAAGCATGAGGCAATTTTGATATATTGAATAATATTATTATTAATGAACATATAATAAATACTAAAGCCATTATAGGAACTAATTTTTCAGTAACTTGTCCTATTCTTTTAATTCCACCATAAACAACTAAAGCTACTAAAACGGTTACAATTATGGCTGTAACTATTTTAGGTAATCCTATAGTTTCAGCAGTTTGGCAAACTGATAATGATTGGGTAGAAATAGATGGTATAATTTCAATCATAAAGCAGAAAGAGCACATGGTAGCAAGGAAAGGTGATTTTAAACCTTTTTTTAAGTAATAAACAGGTCCTCCTACATAGTTTCCTTCTTCATTTTTTTCTCTGTATTTTAAACCAAGAATTATTTCAGAAAATTTAGTAGCTTGTCCTAAAATTGCTACTACCCACATCCAGAAAATAGCACCAGGGCCTCCAAAAGCTATTGCTACAGGAACTCCTATAATGTTAGCAGCACCTACAGTAGATGCTAATGCTGAGCAAGCAGCTTGAAAGGGAGTAATTGTACCTTCTCCTTCAGTAGGTTTACTAAACATTTTACCAAAGGTTTCCTTCATTATATAAGGTAAATATTCTATTTGAAAAAATTTTAATGTAAAAGTTAAAATAATTCCTCCACCAACTAATAATATCAACATAGGTGCACCCCATATCCAGTTGGAGATTTTGCTAATAAAATTTATAAAGGCATCCATAATACCCCTCCTAATATATTAATAAAAATAAGATTTATGTTAAAATTATATCATTTATTGTCAAAACTTTCAACCCATAAAAATAAACATATAATATTATTAAAATAAAAACAAATATATAGTTAAAAGCTTGAAAAACAAAGGTTTTTATTAGGAAAAACATAGGTGGGATATATGTATATTTTATCAAATAATTTGCATAAATAATGATTTTTCATTAAATAAAGGGTGTTGTAAACTGTTTTAAAAGTTAATATATAACTTTTGTTGTTATATATTTAACAATATTTTATGATATATAAATCTAAATTTAAGGTTATTTATTAAATTTAAAAGAGATAAAAATATTCGGATAATAGTTGCAAACACAACTTGTTTGTGGTATATTAAGTTGTGCTTGCAACTATTATAAATTTAGAGGAGGGATATAAATTTGGGGAGAAACACGGAATGTTTGGGTAATAAATATATATCTATGTTGTATAGAGCAGGCAATTGCTATATAAATAAGGAGCTTTGTAAATATGGTGTAGGTAGTGGACAATATATCTTTTTATTATATGTATTTAACAATAATGGATGTAATCAAGAAGAAATAAGCACTATTTTAAATATAGATAAAGGTACCACAGCTAGAGCACTACAAAAATTAGAAAAAGAAGGGTACATAAATAAAGAGGTTGATAAAAATGATAGAAGAATCAATCATGTAATAGTTACTAAAAAGGGCTCTGAAATAATAGATACTATAATAGAAACTTTAAATTCTTGGGAAAAAATGTTGTATTCAGATTTTACGGAAAGAGAAAAAAAAGAGCTTTTCAAATTATTGGAAAAAGCTTCTTTGAATTGCCACAATTATAAAATTAAATAATATATTGGAGGAATAAGATGGATAGACAAAAACAATTAGGAGAAGAAAGTGTAAAAAAATTATTGTTAAAATTTTCT contains the following coding sequences:
- a CDS encoding HD domain-containing protein, with product MNTRDEINKDIQKVFKDIDEHILRDEKPSDYINKLYEEGKLKGYPFDMLTTLKKIDQSPKYHPEGSVWNHIMMVLDNGAKEREKSENKRIFMWACLLHDIGKGTTTKIRKGRITSYDHDKEGEGLSIKFLKCFTEDEEFIKEVSKLVRWHMQPLFVNKNLPFKDIETMVKEVSIKEIALISLCDRLGRGGMSEGKREEEIKAIDLFIEKCSNYM
- a CDS encoding aldehyde dehydrogenase, which codes for MESIRDMLKKQKSFFEKGYTKDINFRIEALKKLKHNIKMNEKNIFKALKIDLNKSEFETFITEIGIVYDEINGAIKNIKKWSKPKKVKTPITNFLASSYIYNEPYGVALIMAPWNYPFQLIMAPLVGAISAGNCVLLKPSELAVETEQIIVKIIKETFSDEYIGVVTGGVKESEALLKEKLDYIFYTGGINVGKIVMRAAAEHLTPITLELGGKSPCIVDKDANIDLAARRIAWGKFLNAGQTCVAPDYLVVHRNIKEKLISSIENYIIEFFGENAFESEEYPRIINERHFKRLEEYLKEGKIVSGGKTDISNLYMEPTIIEGINLKNRIMEEEIFGPILPVVEFEGIDEVIDIVKNNPKPLALYYFSEDKEKQEFIIKNISFGGGCINDTIMHLSTSTLPFGGVGSSGMGSYHGRASFETFSHKKSILKKSNLIDIKIRYAPFKGKINLAKKLFK
- a CDS encoding alanine/glycine:cation symporter family protein; the protein is MQTFLDIISKISGWIWGPPMMILLVGGGIILTLTLGFVQFRYLPFILKQTFGRIFDKPEGEGTITPFQAVSSALASSVGAANIIGVPVAISFGGPGAIFWMWVTAIIGQATKFSEVVLGIKYREKNEKGEFVGGPVYYLKKGLKSPFLATMCSFAFMLEIIPSISTQSLSLCQSAETIGIPKIVTGIIVTILVALVVYGGIQRIGQVTEKLVPLMALAFICCSLVIIFINIKELPAAFELIFKGAFRPMAAVGGFGGSVLSQTISKGIARGAYSNEAGMGSAPIAHSAAVTDHPVRQGFWGVFEVIVDTILICTMTALVILTTGIWQKLPASEAASMPALAFQSVFGKNIGGSIVSFSLLLFVLSTIIVIVFYCEKQAEALFNPTFGKIIRFICLGAIIYGSFGNLESLFAILDLLLALVVIPNMIGVLAMRKEVKELKIAFFSDPKYYPPAGKEINYKNNEKSC
- a CDS encoding alanine/glycine:cation symporter family protein, whose protein sequence is MDAFINFISKISNWIWGAPMLILLVGGGIILTFTLKFFQIEYLPYIMKETFGKMFSKPTEGEGTITPFQAACSALASTVGAANIIGVPVAIAFGGPGAIFWMWVVAILGQATKFSEIILGLKYREKNEEGNYVGGPVYYLKKGLKSPFLATMCSFCFMIEIIPSISTQSLSVCQTAETIGLPKIVTAIIVTVLVALVVYGGIKRIGQVTEKLVPIMALVFIICSLIIILFNISKLPHAFGLIFKGAFTPQAAVGGFGGATLAQTLRWGTARGTYSNEAGMGSAPIAHSAAVTDHPVRQAFWGIFEIMVDTIIICTLTALVVITTGMWNTVPGSQAASMPSMAFQNVFGKAFGGAIVSISILLFVLSTIIVIVYYCEKQAEALFGLAFSKVIRVVCLAAIIYGAIGELEFLFALLDILLALVVIPNMIGLIAMRNEIKELKEEFFSDPKYYPGAKTSKSDS
- a CDS encoding MarR family winged helix-turn-helix transcriptional regulator, encoding MGRNTECLGNKYISMLYRAGNCYINKELCKYGVGSGQYIFLLYVFNNNGCNQEEISTILNIDKGTTARALQKLEKEGYINKEVDKNDRRINHVIVTKKGSEIIDTIIETLNSWEKMLYSDFTEREKKELFKLLEKASLNCHNYKIK